The genome window TCAATGCCCAATCTGCCAATAAAGAAATTCCACACTTGTTGTGCATATTGATCACTATAGAATAAATGATTTGTAGTTTCAGGTCCCTGGATGTCACTGAAACTAGTACAACAACTCCTCCTAGAGTCGACGACAATCCCAAGGCTAGAAATTCTCTCATCAGTGGCAACCTTGTTGTGAACAGCCCTCAATATCATAAAGGACATTTTGAAAGGAACACCTTTCTGCCAAATGTTAGCGTTATAGCTAGAAACTCTATTTCTTTGCCTTAACAGATTCCATGCActtgatatagtaaatttgccaTTGTTATTGCTAGTACAGATTGTTGAATCCTTCTTTTGTTGGTTGATGAGAACTTGCAATGAAGACAAAGAAGATAGGTAAATTTTTATGTGGCCAGGGGGTTGGTACTGAAGAACTGACCAATCCCATTGGCCATCCTTGAGTACTTCATTAATCTTTAGATTACTTAATATGGGATTATCAGAGAGAGTTTCATAAAGAGGACCGTTGTCCATCCAATTGTCAAACCAAAAGCTGATGTTGCCTTTTCCAATTTTTCAAAGTATGTTTTGCTCCACTTTGTTTTTGATTGAACACATAGCTTTTCAACTATAGGAATTTTCTTTCATCCAGTTTGTACAAACTGGATTGCTTCCATTACAGTACTTTGCTTTCATGAATTGAGCCCAAAGGGATTGGGTGGTTCTGAATTTCCACCACTGTTTGGCATTGGAGGCATTGTAAATGTCTTCTAATTTCCTGAATCCTGTTCCTCCTTCctcaaaagaaaaacacaaagtcTTCCATACCACCCAATAGTGTTTCTCTCTATTTGCATGCCCTGACCAAAAAAACCTAGCCAAATATGTCTTTATCAATTCAAAGGATCATTTGGGAGAATGCACTGAAGCAGTAGTATGAATATTGAGAGCCATGAGAACATGCTTGATGAACTGCCCTTCCACCTGTTGATAAGAATTTCAAATGCCATCTTTTGATTTTGTTAATTACCTTGCTCACCCTATATGAGAATGTGGCAAGAGTTTTCCTCCCATGTATATATAGGACACCCTAGGTACTTCATAGGGAAATTACCATGTCTCATACCAAGAATTCTACCAACTCTAGTAATAGTGCTTATAGCAGTCTTAGGTGCCATTGCATAACAGCTTT of Nicotiana tomentosiformis chromosome 7, ASM39032v3, whole genome shotgun sequence contains these proteins:
- the LOC138896041 gene encoding uncharacterized protein; protein product: MDNGPLYETLSDNPILSNLKINEVLKDGQWDWSVLQYQPPGHIKIYLSSLSSLQVLINQQKKDSTICTSNNNGKFTISSAWNLLRQRNRVSSYNANIWQKGVPFKMSFMILRAVHNKVATDERISSLGIVVDSRRSCCTSFSDIQGPETTNHLFYSDQYAQQVWNFFIGRLGIEYRNNNPRTLILNCWK